The Malus domestica chromosome 17, GDT2T_hap1 genome contains the following window.
ggcatggtcggggcccaaaacggataatatcgtgctatggtgaaATCgaacccgggatgtggtgggcccaggccgggatgtgacacatgCAGTATATCAGATGTCTACCTTAAGTGGGCGGGtgaaaaataattttgaattcgTGTAAGTTGGAAAAGATTTCATAGCCTTATATGGCAAAAAGTTCTATGAGCAATTTGCAAAAACTTTCACCATACTCAcatagaaaaaaaggaaaactaatgaaaagggctggaaaactttgagttttaatgataaagacaaaataaagggtaaaatgaatagtaccaggattgactttttagtgtaaaaatgtggtttttcattaaagtgaacagtaccgggtacttttcgttaaagttccctagaaAAAATGAACAATTTGCATCTCTAAATAATATACAAAGTATGACGCAAATGTTATTTCTGAACTTTCTAAGCAACTATTTTGTTACTTATTTTAGGACCTTATTTTATCACTATTTTCAATTAATATTTTGAACAAAAATATACAAACCATGATGTCTATATCTTAAAGGATTCTTCTTTCACTTACGTCACACaaaaatactaaaatttgaaatgtacacatcatttgaataaaagaaaaaactatgACAGACACGAAAGCTAACTCAAAATTTAACTGCTAAAAAACAGCTGAAATCAGTGAGTCACGACTAACATGCTTTGATTAAATAAAAGACAAATTCCATGCACAAGAAggataaaaagaaaaggaaatgctCATCAGCACTAGGAAAAAGTCATGATgccattctttttgttttatttttcactttagGAATGCTAGCTCGTTCCTAGCACTAGAAAAAGAGAGTGTCCTGTGACTTTTGGGAATGCTAATACTCGCTAGTAGCTTTCGAGAAGGAAAATGATATTTGTAAAACTACAAAATGGTGGGACATCAGCGATAATAATTCatattttactttcaacttAAATATTTGAAAGTTGTTGTTTATTTCTTTGTAAAATACGTCAATAAATCATACATTTATTAAGAGATCATTCGATAActatttcgtttttagtttttaattttttactttgaatttttattatcttgaaaattgaattattttttggtaactagttttttttttctgtttaaaaataaaaatgaagtcTAGCCgaattttgaaaactcaaggTAATTGTTTGAAAACTATttcattttcagttttcagctttttttttttttaactaaaaatttgtttggtaactgcttttagttaaaaataaaatgaaaactgaaaaccaaaaaccaaaatgtaaaaactcaagaaaatagtttttaattttcatttttctaaaaactgaaaacgaaaagtagttatcaaacaatattttagttttcattttaaaacaaaagtaaacaaaaactgaaaactaaatgGTTAGCAAATGTCCCTTAAGTTATTCAATCTAATCAATGTGACCATGGTGGGTTGATAAAACTAGGAGGGAATATTTTTGCTCAGCACCTTTTAAGTTATGGTAATGTTCATCACTCTATATATCACTGTTAGATGAGTTTAATTTTGGAGAtttgtgtgacggatggacacAAATCTCTAAATTTAAGATAATCTAATGGTAAAAGATAGGGTAACGAGCATTATCACCACTTGaaagtggtgagcaaaaatgcactcaaACTAGGATATCCAGTTTCCATGCCCAAATGAAGGTAATTCCTTCGGGCTCTCTTAATCTCTCCGATTAACAGTGGATTAAAATAGCCTTTTGCTTACATTTAAGATAAGATGTTGGTTTGGAAAAGGAGGAAGCAAGTGCGAAGGAGCTCCCAAAATACAGAGACTAAAGAACATACGACgattattttcatttcaaattcaaaacacTCATTAGAGAGCGAGCACAGTATCTTGCATTGTATCTATCAATAAACATAGAAACGAAATGGTCACAGTTGCTACCTATAGAACCCAAAGCACACACAACTAAACAGAAGAAAGGCTCCAGAGAGCGTACTTAAAAGccaacaaaaataaagaaacagATCGTTCCCCTAACACGTATTCGGAGGATAGAAGAAATAACACAAGCAGAAATAACGAGAATTGATAGGAAACAATGAGCCATCAAAACTAGTGCTCCTCAACCAATTTGATCAATGAAACTGTGAAATGGCACAGACGGCTTCTTAAACCTACCTTTTCACCGGTCTTCAAATAATCCAATCGACCCATAGTTTTACATAACATGGCCAAAAATGGTTTTACCAGAGATATAAAGTTATGCTCAAACTACACACTGCGTTTGGGGTGGGGTGGTACAATACAACACTGCCCCATTGCATAAAAGGCTTAATACAAGTTTTGGGACACCCATCTGTACGGGCAAGCCAATTTTGCCCTTTCACGAAACCTAATGCCTAGCACTATTATTTATGCTACGAGTCTATgactaaaaaaaatgatttgatCTATTCAGTTGGGAACCTTATTCAAAATATTCATTCACCATGTGATATCATTGCCAACTTTATAATCAGCAACTTACTTGGTGGTCATTGTTTGGAGCTGCATAATTCTTTTATCCCAGATCCAAACTCTTTTTCATGGACTCATAAACCATATAAGTAATGCTTGCAGATGGAACTACTTTAAGAAGATTAGGAAATATTCCTTTGTAGAATCCTATTAACCCTTCATGTTGGAAGGTTCTCCTGAATACATCACCCATTCCCATATATTCAGTGTGCGCTTGCATTCTGAAAACACATAGAAAAATTACCGTCAGTTTAAAGACACTGACTTGAAAGTTACAAAATATCATAAAAATCATTTCAACAAGATATCGATATTTCCATAATGCACCTTGTCCTGACAACCTGTAACGGATAAACACAAGTTGCACCAAGAGCTCCTGATACTGTCCCGCATCCCAATTGTACAAGAGCACCAGGTTCTGTTAAAAACAAtcagaacaaaaaagaaaaagaaaaaattacacCATATAATATAGTGGCAGAATTGGGGCAAAACACAATAAATTAGTGCCTAAAAATGATGAGGACAAGTAAACAAATTTGCAATCCAAGTCCTTACCCCCGTCATGCACAATATATTTCTTGGACATATCTTTCAATGTTTCATAAGCAGCAAGATCAATGCCAGCATAAGGGACAATCCCAAGCAAAGATGGGACAACACCCTTATAAAATGCCCGGGGTCCCTCCTGAACCCATATATCTCTAGACAGAGTTCTAAGACTTGGAATTCTCCTGCCTTCGCCAGTATAAGTTTGGATTCGTGTCTTAACAAGATCCATGGGATATACCACAGTTTGTGCCACAGCACCTGCTAAGCCACCAGAAACAAGGCGAGTTGCAGTGCTGACATTAGCCTTATCTTCTTCACCATTAGCATGGACAATAAATCTTTTCAGCATTTCATAAGTGTAGAACCTGATGGCGCTTTCAGGAGCCACCTTCAAGACATTTAATCCATTGCCACGAAAAAAGCCCAATAAGCCCCCTTCTCTCCATATATCCTTTACTGCTGGCATAATTCGAGCTCGTTTTGTTTGTACTTGCAAAATAACCTTTAAACGATCAAGAGGAGCGGTAGCTGTACGTGATGTTGCCCCTGCTACTGCTCCAGCAATCAAATATCTACTAGCATGGACGTGCTTACTGGTGACCCCTGGGACAATAGTCTGCTCCCCAATATCAACAAGGCATACCCTTTCCAAATAATGATAAATATTCTCAATGGTTGCCTCCTGAGGGTAAAGTAGAAGAAAATCTCTCCATTCTTCAAATGTTATAACACCATTATTATCCTTATCAACACGCTCAACAAAAAGTGCAAGTTCCTCGTCATCAATTTCAATCCCTGCAAAAGAGGGGCTGATGTGGCTTATAGAAGGAACACAATCCAGCAAAGGAAAGCCATGTTTGTGATAAGAGAGATATTTTGAAGTCTTAACGGGATACGAACATGAAAACAAACATTTACAGAATGATtatacaaaaatagaaaaagatagAGACGATTTACAGGCTTGTGTTGACATCTTTGAAACATTCAAGAATGAAAGCACAATGATTGTACAAGGAGATGAGAAAGAACGAAAGGAGTAGACATGAAAGTATGAGGGAAGGGAGATatagtaaaaatgaaaaagagtAGCAGCATTAGTTGCAGTACTAGCACTAGTAGAGTTGGTTATATGGAGATACCTGCCCTTACAAGTGCATCCCAGAGCTCTTCAGGCAGAATGCAACCATTATGTTCGACATCTATTGCTTGAAAGATACGATAGAGCTCAAGCTCTTTATCGTCCATGTAGCGCTTAAAATCTTGGTAGTCGACACGGCCATCTTGATTGGCATCGCAGACATTCAACAAATCATTGGCATACTTGTACTGGGAGGGTATGTCGAGGGCAGAGAGGCCGGCTTCAATGTGGGCATAGTCCAAATAACCAACATTTGCGGTGTCAAAGAAGTTAAAGAGAGTGCGGATTCTGAGCTCCCTCTGCTCCTTGGTCTCTCCCAGGGCCAAAAGCACGTGATCCATGGTCACAGGCCCGGTTTTCTTAATGGGATTGCAGGCATTTCTTATTCGGCCTAGCTTTTGGTTGCTGCTTGGCATTGCGTCCTCCTCCATTGGCATAATAACTTAATCAATCTCTCTCACTCTGTCTAATGGAAAGGAAACTTGACTTAGTTTAGTTACCAtggcatgtgtgtgtgtgtgtatatagagAGATCATATGATGAATTGATGATATACAAAAACAAGTATTCTATTCTGTTGTATTTACTCAAATCAATTATTGCATTCTATTTACTTAAATCTGAGAAGTGGCACCAAATGGAGGAGGAAAATTCGAATTTTCTGGAATTGAAGGGTTAAAAAATCACATTACAATCAAGTATAAACGGAGGAAGATTAAGGATGAGTGAGAAGTGAGAATTACCGAGTGGACGGAGTCGAATTTCGAATGCAGCAAATGAAAAGCCAGGTCGAAGGTGCGTAATCGGCCATTGCTCTTCCGCCTCCTCTTCACAGTTGAGATGATCGTCGGGGATCGTCAGAAATCATCAGgatacaagaagaagaagctgccAATCCCCATCCCCATCACACACCTCAGATATCATCCTACgatttgatttttgatttttttttatgggtaTATAAGATATGTTCTGTGTACTCTATAATTctacttttctttttcactATCCAAAATATCAGTAAAtaataatcaataaaaaaaattaaaaatatgattGTGATCAGTCCAATCGGACGAAGAACAGAAAAAGAGGTTGCAAGTCGCAAGTGCAGACGCAGACGCAGCGTGAGGATGTTGGATTTTTTCTATATGTTTTTCCTGAAAAAAGAATTATTTAAGGGGGGGGCTATTGAGCTGGCGTCCAACTGTAGCGTAAGTTTTGCGCTCCCACTTCGCTTTAAAAATGGAGGATTCTAGCCCCCGAATCTTCGACATGAGGCCCGTCCAACAGCCCAAATCATCACCGTCTGGACCCAACCCAAATAATTTCTCACTTGACTCAATATGCACGGGTAGGTTTTACTTTTTAATGAGCCGTGATAAACGATGATATTTTCAAGCGTTTATGTTGAATACATCGTGTTTGTAACGTAGTCGCACGTACAGGCAGAAACATACCAGAAATGACAATTAAGCAAAGCACATTTACATCATATTCATGAttctataatatatatatatatatatatacacacacacgtacAATTACCAAGAGCAAGCAGCATAACCAACAAAAACATGCATCGCGCGGGGATGAATAATGACCTCTAATCCAAATGCTGCTGCCTTGGCTGCATTTAGTTACTTCCCTCTCAAGACAAAGTTCCGTTGCTGCAGGGCAATTCTACTTTTCTCGATCCGCTGCTGCCTGCAGCAACCTTTCTTCTGACTTCTTACTCAATCATGTCCTTAAATGTCTCTGCCACTCGGGTCTTTAGCTTTGACGTCTCCGCCTCACAATGAGACTGCTAGCTGGTACTCTTAAATCGAAGCAGCTGCCATTTCAATCACTCGATCGAGAAGCCTCCGGTTGAATACATGAAGGTTGCGGGTGAATCACAGCCACCGGGCCGTACGTCGTCTGGAGCACTAACTAATAACTGTTCTCCCATTTCATATCATGTACGAATGAATCATTTTGTTATTACTACTCTACTGTTTGATTGATTAATATAACTTATAAGATCTGAAATTTTAAGTGTTGGAGGGACACTTTAATACACTAGCGTGCAATGTATCGGACACAAAAACGGACACGACATTCCTCGGACACGGCTGGACATGTGTCGTGTCAGACACTCCATGTGGCGTGCCATTGACTTTGACAGGGGAACACACCTCGGATTCTCTATAGACATGTGTACGCAGGACATGGTCAAGACACTATCAGAGGACACGTCGAGGGTAATTTGTTGAAATTAAACTTTAAAGACCAACCCTAGGTTTACATAGTTGTATCCGAGATAAATAAtaattagggaactttaacgaaaagtttccaGTACTGtctattttaacgaaaaatcatatttttacaccaaaaagtcaatcctgatactatttactttaccctttattttgtcattatcgttaaaactcaaagttttcaagtcttttatattagttttccttaagaaTTATTGTTGTATTTTGTTagccatttgtcacatccccgtcgtagcacgatattatccgctttaggccacaccctcacggttttgtttctgggaactcagacgagaacttcccaatgggtcactcatcctaggattgctttcgtccaaactcgcttaacttcggagttccaatggaatacGAAGTCattgagttcccaaaaggcctcgtgctacaGGGAGgtaggcatgtacatataaggcacatcaccccttcTCCGttagtcgatgtgggatgttacaatccacccccttaggggcccgacatcctcgtcggcacactcgcaccaaacggcagagtggctctgatagACCATTCTGTCACATCTCAGACCGGCTCCGCCGcaacacgatattgtctgctttgggccacgccctcacagttttgtttctgggaactcagacgagaacttccgAGTGGATCACCCCATCCTAGGATTTATCTCGcctaaactcgcttaacttcgaagttccgatggaatccgaagccaatgagttcccaaaaggtctcgtgttatagggaggtgggcatgtacatataaagcacatcaccccctctttgttggtcgatgtgggatgttacaccatTCTTTGTGCCTCAAGTAATAGTAATGTCCGGTTGTATTTACTAAGGCAATAAGGGATTCTTGTAAGGACGTAATACTTTAGTAGACTAGTTATGGAGATTAGGATTTATTAAATCTAGTAGTGGGTAGGATTCGAGAAGCACTAAGCACTATAAGGTTGAGATCGCTATGCATATTGCTATCACAAtcacgagaaatttttcaatgtgatcggtATACGAGGTGGTATAccacatgttattatataaaatggtgggatatgtgtattaaaaaattaataacttaaaaaataaaaattttcaccacttatataaaaacacatgatgtaccatccgtgttcccgtcacaatgaaaattttctccacaATCACAAACCCTATAACACCCATCAGTTTGTGACTAAGGAGTAGGAGTGCATAAAAAAGCCTTCGTCTACCTTAGTCCTCGTGTTCATGTTCTCTCTGCAAGATCAAGATGTTTTCTTCTCCAAATAAGTGATTATGGTGTtttgatgagcatgaaactgtttgggcccaaaataatagtttgggccgagggtaggatcattctcggcccgggaggTCGTGCGGCGAAAGAgccatggatcgttcagctcatgggcttccaagcctaggtcggttaaatcagaacgcaagtcgagtcctagtacaacagggagtctcgacgggatcaGTAATCCagaaagcgaatccggctcagttaaagACTAGGTTCGTAGTCCTAGTGaagataggactggtcgaggtgatgttgatccggagagggaaacctagtccgagtaggatttTAACCCGGACTCAAggtccagtgctataaataggggaagCTGTGCATCAAGGAAggccccctgcaaatcaatacaaaattgccctgcgcaaattctcacaacttgtgatttttctttttcctttttcgctgacacatcttccgttggcatcaacagcactgtggaagcaaccggtgatatcttaagtcggcatagatagctctgtcaccgtagagtcagtcggtctcgcagtatcttccgttggcatcaacagcactgcagcgagaacgattgattacctatccgagtctcggtcgagaaggatttctgaatctttgttggtcgaggtcatctcatcagcctgctcggcaaagtgaggtgttacagttattacattcggcacattgaaagccgaatttgatattgaacttcgtaagaatagtaaccttgtcttcaggttcgagagcccaagaggccgagacgtgttcctttctcggccgcaatcgcaagacgcagaagtcagccgcgcacccaacgtaacatcaacaaaatttactcctcggccgagctcggccgacgagttggcacgccccgcattcatcgaatgacgtagttagcttatagattactcggcctgcgcgccacgtaggctttgtagtttctagggtcaataGAAACATATTAAAGCATacataattttgaatttgtatTGAAATACGAAAAATTGTTTTAGGGGTAATGCTAGAGATTGTGAACCTGTATCTTGACGAACCAAATTTTGAAGCTATATTATTTACCAATGATGACATGAATATCATTGTTgctgagagatttttcaatgtaactAGAACACGGGGTGATACATCACATGTCCTTTGTACAAATGGTAGGATATGTGTattaaaagttaataacttaaaaaaataaataaaataaataaatttaccaCTTATATAAAGACGCATAATGAGCTTTTACCTCTGGTAGATCCATTCAGGATAATATCCTCATGGCGCATGAACTTTTTGCCTCTTTTAAGAGTAAAAAAGGTAGAAGAGGTGCTATGACCATTAAGGTTGACCTTGAAAAGGCTTATATTAAAGGTGTGCTTGTTAAATTTGGTTTTAATTATCACTGAATCAAGCTTATCATGGATTGCATTACTTCGACATCCTTTTCTATCATGATTAATTGTAAATCTCATGGTTATTTCTGTCCTTCTAAAGGTATTAGACAAGGAGACCATCTGTCTCCttatatttttatcatttgtATAGAACCCTTGATTAGATACTTGGATAAGTTGGGAGAATCATCCAGAAGTAATGTTGGTCTGTTGACTACGCCTAGAGGTTATAAAATTACTAATCTGATGTTTGCGGATGACTGTCTGATTTTTTCCAATGCAATTGGCACTGTAGCCAGGAATATTGCTAAGGTACTAGATAACTTCGCTTAAGCTTCTGGTCAAAAGATAAACTATCATAAGTCTTCactttatttttcaaataacaCTCCTAACCATACCAGAATTGATATTGTTAATATTCTTGCTATTCAACATAAAACCATTATTGGTAGGTATCTAGGcatacataatattattttctaGAAGGATCAAGTTAATGCAAAAGAactaattatcaagataaaaaaCAAACTAGCTAGTTGGAAGGCAAATACCCTTTTCTCAAGCTGGAAGACTAACTCTCACTAAGGCTAACCTCTTAGGTGTCACCAACCATACTATGTCTTGTTTTAAGTGTCCTGAGAAAATCACAAAAACTATAGATAGAGAAAGTAGGAAATTTTTTTGGGGAAAAGATTGCAAACTTGTCCATGTGGCTTGGGATAAAGTTTGCAGCTCTAAGGAAAATGGGGATTGGGTATTAGGAAAAGTGATCACTTTAATAATGCTTGTTTAGCAAAACTTGGCTAGAAAGTCCTAACGGATAACCAAAATTGGTGGGTATAGATTGTTAAGAATAAATACTTGAAGAGATAGGATTTCCTTAACACTAAAGTCAGACAACACTACTCATGTGATGTGCCTGGAAAGGTATCCTTAAGGCTAGAGATAATATTAGAATGGGGTTGAGGCGGGTTGTGGGAAATGGAAAGAGCATCCTCTTTTGGACCCATAAATGGGCTTTTCCTTTCCCTTTATCCAACTTTATTTCTCCCATTCATGTTAATGATATCGATCTAAACGTAAAGGTGAGTCAATTCGTTAATAATGGACAATGGGACAGAGATCATCTTTGATCGCTAGTTGATGAGGACATTGTGaataaaatttgtagtattcCCCTCCCCTTAACTCCCCAATGTGATATGTGTTGATGGGGGCCTAATGCAAATGGTAAGTTTTCAGTTAAGTCGGCAACTTGGATACAAAATAGTGATAATAACAATGAGAATTTAAGAGAGCTTCTTAAGAAAATGTGGAAGCTCAAACTCCCTCATAAaggtaaaaaaatttagttgGCTCATCATAATTGGAAGGCTTCATACAATAGACAAATTATCAAGATATGTCAATAATATCCCGTCCACATGTCCTACGTGTAATTTAGAGGATGAGAACATATCTCACTTATTTATAAATTGTAATTTTGCGAGGCTAGTTTG
Protein-coding sequences here:
- the LOC103404128 gene encoding calcium-dependent mitochondrial ATP-magnesium/phosphate carrier protein 2-like isoform X2 — translated: MPMEEDAMPSSNQKLGRIRNACNPIKKTGPVTMDHVLLALGETKEQRELRIRTLFNFFDTANVGYLDYAHIEAGLSALDIPSQYKYANDLLNVCDANQDGRVDYQDFKRYMDDKELELYRIFQAIDVEHNGCILPEELWDALVRAGIEIDDEELALFVERVDKDNNGVITFEEWRDFLLLYPQEATIENIYHYLERVCLVDIGEQTIVPGVTSKHVHASRYLIAGAVAGATSRTATAPLDRLKVILQVQTKRARIMPAVKDIWREGGLLGFFRGNGLNVLKVAPESAIRFYTYEMLKRFIVHANGEEDKANVSTATRLVSGGLAGAVAQTVVYPMDLVKTRIQTYTGEGRRIPSLRTLSRDIWVQEGPRAFYKGVVPSLLGIVPYAGIDLAAYETLKDMSKKYIVHDGEPGALVQLGCGTVSGALGATCVYPLQNASAH
- the LOC103404128 gene encoding calcium-dependent mitochondrial ATP-magnesium/phosphate carrier protein 2-like isoform X1; translated protein: MPMEEDAMPSSNQKLGRIRNACNPIKKTGPVTMDHVLLALGETKEQRELRIRTLFNFFDTANVGYLDYAHIEAGLSALDIPSQYKYANDLLNVCDANQDGRVDYQDFKRYMDDKELELYRIFQAIDVEHNGCILPEELWDALVRAGIEIDDEELALFVERVDKDNNGVITFEEWRDFLLLYPQEATIENIYHYLERVCLVDIGEQTIVPGVTSKHVHASRYLIAGAVAGATSRTATAPLDRLKVILQVQTKRARIMPAVKDIWREGGLLGFFRGNGLNVLKVAPESAIRFYTYEMLKRFIVHANGEEDKANVSTATRLVSGGLAGAVAQTVVYPMDLVKTRIQTYTGEGRRIPSLRTLSRDIWVQEGPRAFYKGVVPSLLGIVPYAGIDLAAYETLKDMSKKYIVHDGEPGALVQLGCGTVSGALGATCVYPLQVVRTRMQAHTEYMGMGDVFRRTFQHEGLIGFYKGIFPNLLKVVPSASITYMVYESMKKSLDLG